One Fusobacterium ulcerans DNA segment encodes these proteins:
- a CDS encoding complex I 24 kDa subunit family protein, translating into MICKDNIGFKELKSYISTFEDKKSSLIIVLHKAQEIFGYIPAEVQEFIAEELEVPVAKVYGVVSFYNFFSMEPKGKYQISVCTGTACYVRGAGKVLESLEKELNIEVGGVTKDGLFSLDCLRCVGACGLAPVVIVGKEVHGKVKPTDVKKLIEEYMEKERQENA; encoded by the coding sequence ATGATATGTAAAGATAATATTGGGTTTAAAGAACTAAAGAGTTATATATCAACATTCGAGGATAAAAAGAGTTCTCTTATTATAGTTTTACACAAAGCTCAAGAAATTTTTGGATATATTCCAGCAGAAGTTCAAGAGTTTATAGCAGAAGAATTAGAAGTTCCAGTAGCAAAGGTATATGGGGTAGTAAGTTTCTATAACTTCTTTTCTATGGAGCCAAAAGGAAAATATCAAATATCTGTTTGTACAGGAACAGCATGTTATGTTAGAGGAGCAGGGAAAGTCTTAGAAAGTCTTGAAAAAGAACTTAACATAGAAGTGGGAGGAGTTACGAAAGATGGACTTTTCTCTCTTGACTGTTTAAGATGTGTTGGGGCATGCGGACTGGCTCCAGTAGTTATCGTTGGTAAAGAAGTTCATGGAAAGGTAAAACCAACTGATGTAAAAAAATTAATTGAAGAATACATGGAAAAGGAAAGACAAGAAAACGCTTAA
- a CDS encoding NADH-quinone oxidoreductase subunit NuoF, with product MNCNKKILICGGTGCLSSKSDEIKKNLEKYIAEYNVKDVEVVLTGCFGFCEKGPIVKIVPENTFYIEVKPEDAEEIIKVDIVDGEKIERLLYIDPKTEERIHDSKDMEFYQKQERRALKNCGVIDPENIEDFLKNDGYKGIEKVLKTMSNRDVIKEIFASGLRGRGGGGFFTGIKWEIASNIEAEQKYIVCNADEGDPGAFMDRSILEGDPHSVIEGMMIAGYAIGATKGLVYIRAEYPLAIHRLSVAIEAARKKGFLGKNILGTDFEFDIELKFGAGAFVCGEETALIHSMEGRRGEPTSKPPYPAEKGFWDKPTVVNNVETLVNVPGILLYGKEWFREVGTEKSPGTKVFALAGKINNVGLVEVPMGISLREIIFEIGGGIKDNKKFKAVQTGGPSGGCLTEKDLDTPIDFDTLSKKGSIMGSGGMVVMDEDDCMVAIAKFFLEFTLDESCGKCTPCRVGNTRLYEMLDKITQGRGTLEDLHLLQELSEGIKATSLCGLGQTSANPVLSTLAQFYDEYVEHVVDKRCAAGACQKLITYSITDKCIGCTACARVCPIDAITGTVKHRHEIDNEICIKCGACYETCKFGAIVKL from the coding sequence ATGAACTGCAATAAGAAAATTTTGATATGTGGTGGAACAGGTTGCTTATCGTCTAAAAGTGATGAGATAAAGAAAAATTTAGAAAAATATATAGCTGAATACAATGTGAAAGATGTAGAAGTAGTACTTACAGGGTGTTTTGGGTTCTGTGAGAAAGGACCAATAGTTAAAATAGTACCTGAAAATACTTTCTATATTGAAGTAAAACCAGAAGATGCAGAAGAAATAATTAAAGTTGATATCGTAGATGGGGAAAAGATTGAAAGATTACTTTACATAGATCCAAAAACAGAAGAACGTATTCATGACTCTAAAGATATGGAATTCTATCAAAAGCAAGAAAGAAGAGCTCTTAAAAATTGTGGAGTGATTGACCCTGAAAATATAGAAGATTTCTTGAAAAATGATGGATATAAGGGAATTGAAAAAGTTTTAAAAACTATGAGCAATAGAGATGTAATAAAAGAAATATTCGCTTCTGGCCTTAGAGGAAGAGGTGGAGGAGGATTCTTTACTGGAATCAAATGGGAGATTGCTTCTAACATAGAAGCTGAACAAAAATATATTGTATGTAATGCTGACGAGGGAGACCCAGGAGCATTTATGGATAGATCTATACTGGAAGGAGACCCCCATTCAGTAATAGAAGGAATGATGATAGCAGGATATGCTATTGGAGCTACAAAAGGGCTGGTATATATCAGAGCTGAATATCCTTTGGCTATTCACAGATTGTCAGTTGCTATTGAAGCAGCAAGAAAAAAAGGCTTCTTAGGAAAAAATATACTAGGAACTGATTTTGAATTTGATATTGAACTAAAATTTGGTGCAGGAGCATTTGTATGTGGAGAGGAAACTGCTCTTATACATTCAATGGAGGGAAGAAGAGGAGAGCCTACTTCTAAACCGCCGTACCCAGCAGAAAAAGGGTTCTGGGATAAACCTACAGTTGTAAACAACGTAGAAACTTTAGTAAATGTACCAGGAATACTTTTATACGGTAAAGAATGGTTCAGAGAAGTTGGAACTGAAAAATCTCCTGGAACAAAAGTATTTGCTCTAGCTGGAAAAATTAATAATGTGGGACTTGTTGAAGTTCCTATGGGAATAAGCTTAAGAGAAATAATATTTGAAATTGGCGGAGGAATTAAAGATAATAAAAAATTCAAGGCAGTACAAACAGGAGGACCATCTGGTGGATGTCTAACTGAGAAAGACCTTGATACTCCGATAGATTTTGATACTTTAAGTAAAAAAGGTTCTATCATGGGATCTGGGGGAATGGTAGTAATGGACGAAGATGACTGTATGGTTGCCATTGCAAAATTCTTCCTTGAATTTACTCTTGATGAATCTTGTGGAAAATGTACACCTTGCAGAGTCGGAAATACAAGACTTTATGAAATGCTTGATAAAATAACTCAGGGAAGAGGAACATTAGAAGATCTTCATCTTCTGCAAGAGTTATCTGAAGGTATTAAAGCAACTTCTCTATGCGGATTGGGACAAACATCAGCTAACCCAGTTCTATCTACATTAGCTCAATTCTATGATGAATATGTTGAGCACGTGGTAGATAAGAGATGTGCTGCTGGAGCATGTCAAAAACTTATCACATACTCTATTACAGATAAATGTATAGGATGTACAGCTTGTGCTAGAGTATGTCCAATAGATGCTATTACAGGTACTGTAAAACATAGACATGAAATAGATAATGAGATCTGTATAAAATGTGGAGCTTGTTATGAGACTTGTAAATTCGGTGCAATTGTAAAACTATAA